In Mangrovivirga cuniculi, the following proteins share a genomic window:
- a CDS encoding sulfatase-like hydrolase/transferase — translation MKTDLTKYFTILLGIILISCGESETIDESNEPDSDEGDKELVLHKIDSVSKPKNVVFILSDDHRYDFMGFTGKVPFLETPNMDKMGTQGVHFKNAFVTTSLCSPSRASILTGQFSHHHGVVDNQSMVADSVTFFPQYLQKAGYKTGYVGKWHMGEHHSGARPGFDYWVSFRGQGVYYNPTLNVNGTEKVYSDSSYITDLITQYSLDF, via the coding sequence ATGAAAACTGATTTAACGAAATATTTCACCATACTCCTGGGAATAATACTCATATCATGCGGAGAATCAGAAACAATTGATGAGTCTAATGAACCAGATTCGGATGAAGGGGACAAAGAATTAGTCCTTCACAAAATTGATTCAGTTTCTAAACCCAAAAATGTAGTATTCATTTTGAGTGATGATCATCGATATGATTTTATGGGGTTCACTGGTAAAGTACCTTTTCTGGAAACACCAAATATGGATAAAATGGGTACACAAGGCGTGCATTTTAAAAATGCTTTTGTCACTACCTCATTGTGTTCACCCAGCCGGGCCTCAATTCTGACCGGGCAGTTTTCACATCATCACGGTGTTGTCGATAATCAGTCAATGGTGGCAGACTCAGTTACCTTTTTTCCTCAATATTTACAAAAAGCCGGCTACAAAACAGGATATGTAGGCAAGTGGCATATGGGAGAGCATCACTCCGGAGCCAGACCCGGATTTGATTATTGGGTAAGTTTTCGAGGTCAGGGTGTTTATTATAATCCTACTTTAAATGTTAACGGAACTGAAAAAGTATATTCTGATAGTTCCTACATCACAGATCTTATTACTCAATACAGCCTGGATTTTTAA
- a CDS encoding glycoside hydrolase family 2 protein, which produces MNKKIYAICLTLLSLFSPDIFAREMLFNTGWIFSISDTTNWKPVKIPHTWNRLDPFDDQEGYYRGLGWYKKTFTPDSSWSGKSITLHFEAVNQVATIYLNNKEIYSHKGGYTSFNVPLEDLKIRKKNELLIKVDNSHDPDIIPLKGDFNFYGGIYRDIWILLNEKIHFTESNLGSTAFKITTEIDNQNGLIKLSGKITNLSNKEENLFLMTTVVDHSGKEIISNKQKLSTYEGLNEFSTNLKIKNPTLWSPENPYLYQLKAIISDKKGNTFDEFTHPVGFRSFRFDPNTGFYLNGNPLKLIGANRHQDYLGLGNALNNDHHFRDLKILKDMGANFYRTAHYPQDPAVLEACDKLGLIVTMEIPLDHDITDAEEFYINSEQMLREMIHQNYNHPSILVWAYMNEMFLGRNLNKDSVKIHQIVDFAKRLDSIARKTDPTRYTMIPNHGDLNIYHKSGLTEVPMIVGWNLYYGWYAKGFEGFTEFLSKAHAIIPGKPMIVTEYGAGADPRIFSNDPIRFDFSADWETKFHFSHINQIKNIPYLSGAAVWNLFDFGSESRIDAVPGMNNKGLMTFNRKPKDAYFIYQSKLSNQPYIKILGNSRIKYPANKKIPVSIVTNLNEVTLYANNAKIGSKDVEDGLVTWELDNIPKGLLLLEAKSSAGDSIIKDVRQIDLIYTDFHDGADQIAINAGSTFYFYDDKTGVLWLPDQVYEFNNTFGYIEGEFYKPRNRGIGTDKSIINTEIDPVYQTQNRGLKSYQINCPAGYYQVELLFSILENSDHLNSKVLVNDKPLLIDKTERKYYPVNAITKIYTKSDIVIKFPSEQDEESFINGIKITKLN; this is translated from the coding sequence ATACCTCATACCTGGAATCGATTGGACCCTTTTGATGACCAGGAAGGATATTACAGGGGATTAGGTTGGTATAAAAAAACATTTACACCAGATAGTTCGTGGTCAGGAAAGTCAATTACTTTACATTTTGAGGCCGTTAACCAGGTTGCCACCATATATCTGAATAACAAGGAAATTTACAGTCATAAGGGTGGTTACACTTCTTTTAATGTTCCATTAGAAGATCTTAAAATCAGGAAAAAAAATGAATTGCTCATAAAAGTTGATAACTCCCATGATCCGGATATTATCCCTTTAAAAGGAGATTTTAATTTTTATGGAGGAATTTACCGGGATATTTGGATCCTGTTAAACGAGAAGATTCATTTCACAGAATCAAACCTGGGCTCAACAGCATTCAAAATCACCACGGAAATTGATAACCAAAATGGGTTGATCAAATTATCAGGAAAGATCACCAATCTCTCAAATAAAGAAGAAAATCTTTTCCTGATGACCACAGTGGTAGATCATTCAGGAAAAGAGATAATTTCCAACAAACAAAAATTATCAACATATGAAGGGTTAAATGAGTTTTCTACAAATCTGAAGATTAAAAATCCGACTCTTTGGTCTCCTGAAAACCCTTATCTCTATCAACTTAAAGCAATAATTTCAGACAAAAAGGGAAACACTTTTGATGAATTCACTCATCCGGTTGGATTCAGATCTTTTAGATTTGACCCGAATACTGGTTTTTACTTGAATGGCAATCCGTTAAAGCTTATCGGAGCTAATCGTCATCAAGATTATTTGGGGCTTGGAAATGCACTTAATAATGACCATCATTTCAGAGACTTAAAAATACTTAAGGACATGGGTGCCAACTTTTATCGAACTGCCCACTATCCGCAAGATCCTGCTGTTTTAGAAGCCTGCGATAAGCTTGGCCTGATCGTTACCATGGAAATCCCTTTAGATCATGATATAACAGACGCTGAAGAATTCTATATTAATTCTGAGCAAATGCTACGGGAAATGATCCATCAGAATTATAATCATCCAAGTATCCTGGTCTGGGCATATATGAATGAAATGTTCCTGGGAAGGAATCTGAATAAAGATAGTGTCAAGATTCATCAAATAGTAGATTTTGCCAAAAGGCTGGATTCAATTGCCAGAAAAACAGATCCAACCCGGTATACAATGATTCCAAATCATGGCGATCTCAATATTTATCATAAATCAGGACTTACGGAGGTTCCAATGATCGTAGGTTGGAATTTATACTATGGGTGGTATGCAAAAGGTTTTGAAGGATTTACTGAATTTCTCAGCAAGGCTCATGCGATAATACCTGGTAAACCAATGATCGTAACTGAATACGGAGCAGGTGCTGATCCCCGGATTTTTTCAAATGATCCAATACGATTTGATTTTTCAGCTGACTGGGAAACTAAATTTCATTTTTCACACATTAATCAAATTAAAAACATCCCTTATTTATCGGGAGCAGCAGTTTGGAATTTATTTGATTTTGGGAGTGAATCAAGAATTGATGCAGTTCCCGGTATGAACAACAAAGGATTAATGACTTTTAACCGTAAACCAAAAGATGCTTATTTTATTTACCAGTCAAAATTATCAAACCAACCGTATATTAAAATTCTAGGCAATTCACGCATAAAATATCCTGCCAATAAAAAAATACCTGTTTCAATTGTTACCAATCTTAATGAAGTCACATTGTATGCTAACAATGCAAAAATTGGATCTAAAGATGTAGAAGATGGATTAGTAACATGGGAATTAGATAATATTCCTAAAGGACTACTTCTATTAGAAGCAAAATCAAGTGCAGGAGATTCAATTATTAAAGATGTTCGTCAAATCGATCTTATTTACACAGATTTTCATGATGGTGCTGATCAAATTGCTATAAATGCAGGATCGACATTTTATTTTTATGATGATAAAACCGGCGTATTATGGCTACCTGATCAGGTATATGAATTCAATAATACTTTTGGCTACATCGAGGGAGAATTTTACAAGCCGCGCAACAGGGGAATTGGCACTGATAAAAGTATAATTAACACTGAAATAGACCCAGTATATCAAACGCAAAATCGAGGACTTAAAAGTTACCAAATCAACTGTCCTGCAGGGTATTACCAGGTTGAGTTATTATTTTCCATTTTGGAAAATTCTGATCATCTGAATTCAAAGGTTCTGGTAAATGACAAGCCTTTATTGATAGATAAAACTGAAAGGAAATATTATCCTGTTAATGCTATTACGAAAATTTACACAAAGTCTGATATTGTTATAAAATTCCCATCTGAACAGGATGAAGAATCATTTATAAATGGAATTAAAATAACCAAACTGAACTAA